AGCCACGGCCAGGTGCGTGCCGTGGCCAAGGGGGTGCGCCGCACATCGAGCAAGTTCGGCGCCCGGCTTGAGCCGTTCATGGTGGCGGACCTCCAGCTTTCCTCGGGCCGCAACCTGGACATCGTGACCCAGGCGACAACCCTGGGCGCCTACGGGCACGGGATCGTTTCGGACTACGCGCGCTACACCGCCGCAGCGGCCATTGCCGAAACCGCTGAGCGGCTCACCGACGTCGACGGCGAATCAGCCAACGCGCATTACCACCTGGTGATCGGCGCGCTGGCTGCCCTGAACCGCGGCGCGCACGCTCCGGAACTCATCCTGGACTCTTACCTGCTGCGGGCGCTGGCTACGGCCGGCTGGGCCCCCAGTTTCACCATCTGCGCGCGCTGCGGCGCCCCCGGGCCGCACTCGGCGTTTTCCGCCGCCCTGGGTGGTGCGGTCTGCCCCGCATGCCGCCCGCCCGGCGCCGCCTCTCCCTCCCCGGAGACCATGGTCCTGCTGGCAGCACTGCTGTCCGGGGACTGGAAAACCGCCGACGACGCCGGGCAGCAGCCGAGGCGGGAATCCGCCGGCCTGGTGGGTAGCTACCTTCAATGGCACCTGGAACGGGTCGTCAAATCACTTCAACATGTGGAGCGTGTCTAAGCTTGCGTTCAAAGTCCCCTTCCGGCGCAAAATCTCCATCCGCCGGCCCGTCCCGCCCGGCGCCGCATCCCTCCGGAGCGGTGCCGCCGCCGGTTCCCGCCGAGCTGGTGCCGCAGCACGTGGCCATCGTCATGGACGGCAACGGACGCTGGGCCAACCAGCGCGGACTGCCCCGCACCGAGGGCCACCGGGCCGGTGAAGCAGCCCTGCTGGACGTCATGGCCGGCGCCGTCGAAATGGGGATCCGGCATGTCTCCGTGTATGCCTTTTCCACCGAGAACTGGAAGCGGTCCCCCGAAGAGGTCCGCTTCCTGATGGGCTTCAGCCGTGACGTGCTGCGCCGGCAGCGCGATCAGCTCAACGAATGGGGCGTGCGCATCCGCTGGTCCGGCCGCCGGCCGCGGCTCTGGCAGTCAGTGGTGAAGGAACTGGAGGTTGCCGAAGAGGTTACCCGGGACAACACCGTGTGCACGCTGAACATGTGCGTGAATTACGGCGGCCGGGCCGAAATCGCGGACGCGGTGTCAGCCATCGCGGCCGACGTTGCGCGGGGTAAGCTGCGCCCGGGATCCATCACTGAAAAAACCATCCAGAAATATCTGGACGAACCGGACCTGCCCGATGTGGACCTGTTCCTGCGGACCTCCGGTGAGCAGCGCCTGTCCAACTTCATGCTGTGGCAGTCCGCATACGCGGAGATGGTGTTCATGAACACCCTGTGGCCCGATGTGGACCGGCGGACGCTGTGGGAAGCCGTGGAAATCTACGCCCGCCGGGACCGCCGGTATGGGGGAGCGGTGGACCAGGCACCGCAGGCGTAGCTTCCAGGGGCACCGGCCAACGGCCGCCCGGCACCGCGGGCGTAGCGTCCGGGGGCGCCGGCCACCTGCGCGGCCAGCGTCTAGTCCGCCGGCATGAACGCCCGTGCCCACTGTTCGAGCTTGCCGTAGACCAGCCGGCGTACGGGCTTTGCCGACAGCAGGACATCGTGCAGGGCATGATCGAAGCGGCACACGGTGACCTGTGGACCCAGCAGCAGCCCGCGCTGCACCATCAGGTTCACGTCCAGGACACTGTCCGAGGTTTTCATCGACTCATTCCACGTGACGGCCACCGTGGACGTGGCTGAGGCCAGCAGCAGGATCGGAACCTTGATGTCCAGCCCCCGTGCCACCTGGGCATGTCCGTTGAGCACCGCCCTGATCCAGCCGGCCCTGATCGGCCAGCTGGATGGCGGCCTCAGGTGCGGATCAAGGTCCCACTCGCCGTCGCCGTCGCGGCTGATGCTGCGCCAGTAGTTGGTGAGCTCGGGCACTTTCAGCCTTGCCTTGGGCCGCACCCGGGCCAGCGGCTCCAGCAGGGATGCGGTGGCATTGCGCACAAGCCAGGAGCCGCGCAGCTCCAGCCACGGGCTGTTCAGGATCAGGGCTTCGATGCGGCCGGGATTCCGGTGTGCCCACAGCGAGGCGACGAGGCCACCGGTTGAGTGGGCCATCAGGGAAATCCGCACCGGAGTATCGGCGCCGCGCTGGTCCCGCACATGCGCTGTCATGGCTGCCAGGGCGGCCTCAATGTCGGCGTCGTACTCCTGCAGGTCCAGCGTGAAGCCTTCGGACTGGCCGGGCAGCAGGCTTCGTCCGTATTTGCGCAGGTCCAGGGCATAGAAGGCGACGCCGAGTCCGCTCCAGAAGTGTGCCAGTTCGGTCTGGAAGAAGTAGTCGCTCCAGCCGTGAATGTACAGGACCACATGAACCGGTTCCGGCGCCACCGGGGCCCGCAGCCCGTGCAGCATCCGCCGGACCTTGCCGGAGAAGGTGGGCGGAGGCGGAGGCTCGGGAGTGTAGGACACCAGCGTGGCCACCACGGGGCCCTCGTCGTCTTCCCCCAGCTCAAGCCTCAGGCACTGGTAACCGTCGCCCAGGATGTCTGGTTTCCACTGCTGAACGCCCGGCCCGGTGCCTGGCTGACCGGTCTGTTGAGAGTAACTGCCCATCAATCGAGAATAGGGCAGCCGGGCAGGAGCCCCGGCCCCGGGGAATACGGCGGATTCGGATTTGGTGCAGCGCCACGGCAGTGCAAGCATAAAACCATGCGCGTCTACCCTGCCTTCTTCCGTGCCGTCTTTGCCGGCATGGACCCGGAAAAGGCACATCGAATTGGTTTTGACCTGATCAAACTCTCCGCGGCGACGCCCGCCGGTCCGCTGCTGCGCCGGCTGATGCGGCCGTCCCGGGACCTGCGGGTGAGGGCCCTGGGCCTGGATTTTCCGTCTCCCTTCGGTCTGGCCGCCGGATTCGACAAGGAAGGATCCGGCATCGTTGCCCTGACCAACATGGGCTTTGGCCACGTTGAGGTGGGAACCGTGACGGGCCGTGCGCAGCCGGGCAATCCCAAACCGCGGCTCTTCCGGCTCGTGGAGGACCGTGCCGTTATCAACCGGATGGGCTTCAACAACGACGGCGCTGCCGCCGTGGCTCCGCGCGTGGCCGGCGCCCGCGCCCGGCTGGAGCGGGCTTATGGCCGGAACCGCCCCGTTATTGGCATCAACATCGGCAAGACCAAAGCGGTGGACCTGGCGGACGCCGTTGACGATTACCTGATCAGCACCCGTGAGCTGGCTCCGCACGCCGATTACCTGGTGGTCAACGTGTCCTCGCCCAACACTCCGGGACTGCGCCTGCTGCAGAATATCGAGTCCCTGCGTCCGCTGCTGTCAGCCGTGGCAGCCGCCGCCGACGAAGCTGCCGAACGGCATGTGCCGCTGCTGGTGAAGATTGCGCCCGACCTCAGCGATGACGACGTCGACGACGTCGCCCGCCTGGCCCTGGACCTCGGCCTTGACGGCGTGATTGCCACCAACACCACCATTAGCCGCAAAGGTTTGGTGACCGATCCCCGGAAGGTGATGGCCTGCGGTGTGGGCGGCCTCAGCGGTGCCCCGCTGCGGCGGCGCTCACTAGAGGTGCTGAAGCGCCTGCGGGCCGGACTCGGAGAGCACGGTCCGGTGATCATTTCGGTGGGAGGCGTGGAGTCGGCGCGCGATGTGCAGGAGCGTCTTGCCGCCGGAGCAACCCTGGTGCAGGGCTACACCGCCTTCCTCTATCAGGGTCCGTTCTGGGCCGCGCGCATCAACCGCAGGCTCGCCCGGCTGCTGAAGTAGTCGCTGGCTTCGCAGGCCCGGCCGCAGAGTCAACGGCGCTAACTGAAGAGCCAGACACAGAACAGAAGGGCCGCTCCGGGGAGCGGCCCTTCTGTTCTACAGGTACTGCGAGGTGACCAGTGCGGGTTATTCGGGCTTTTCGCCGCGCTTGACCATGGCCTTGGGAAGGCGGAAGCGGCGCAGCTGGAGTGCACGGGACACGCCGTACCAGACATCGCCGGAGTTGGGGCCGCCGAACTTTTCCGTCAGGCGGCGGCGCAGGAGTGCGCGCAGGATGAAGGAATCGAGGATGACCGCCAGGATCAGGACCCAGAAGGCGAGCATGACAATGCTCTGCACGGTGAGGTTCTGGATAAAGCTGACCACGACAAAAACGAGGGCGGCAATCATGACAAACTCGCCGAGGTTCCAGCGGGAGTCCACAACATCGCGGATGAACCGGCGCTGCGGGCCCTTGTCACGCAGGGGGAGGTAACGCTCGTCGCCGGTGTCCAGCGCGGCACGGGTCTTCAGCCGTTCTTCGCGCAGGGCTTCCCGGTTGGCGTTTTTCGCCGCTTTGCGGTCAGTGGGAACCAGCGGCCGCTGGCGCGCCGCCACCTGGTCCCTGCGCTTGGGCGTGGGTGCTCCCTTCCCCGCGGCAGTGCGGGCTGAGCTGGTCTGGGCTGCAGCAGCAGCCTGGTCCACAGTTTCCTGCGCGGTGGGCGCTTCATTCTTTCGTCCGAACACCCCTCTAGGATACCTTGGCGGCGGCGGTGGCGGACCGTGAGCCCGCATGTACTGTTTTGTTATGACTTTGAATCCAGAATCATCCTCGTCGCCGGTGGAAATCGACGCCCTTCGCTCCGCCGTCGCCGCCGATTTTCCCCGCATTGTTGAACAGCTGAAGTCCCTCGTTTCCATTCCGGGCATCGCCTGGGATTCGTTTGATCCGGAGCGGCTGAACGAGAGCGCCGAAGCGGTTGCCGCGATCATCCGCGGCGCCGGGCTGTCCGACGTGCAGATCCTGCGCGTTGACAACAACGGCAAGCCGGGCGGTCCCGCCGTCGTCGCCCGCCGCCCCGCGCAGGACGGCAAGCCCACCGTCCTGCTTTACGCCCACCACGACGTGCAGCCGCCCGGGGACCTGTCCCTGTGGGAGACCGAGCCGTTCAGCGCGACCGAGCGGAACGGCCGGCTTTACGGCCGCGGGGCCGCTGACGACAAGGCCGGAATCATGGCGCACGTTGGCGCACTGCGGGCACTGGATGAGGTGCTGGGGGAGGATTCCGGCGTCGGCATCACCCTGTTCATCGAAGGCGAGGAGGAGGCCGGTTCGCCCACCTTCCGTTCGTTCCTGGAAACCTACCGTGACCTGCTTGAAGCGGATGTCATTGTTGTGGCCGACTCCGGCAACTGGAAGGTCGGAGTGCCGGCCCTGACCACGAGCCTGCGCGGCCTGGTGGACGGCACCGTGGAGGTGCAGGTCCTGGACCACGCGGTGCACTCCGGAATGTTCGGCGGACCGGTGCTGGATGCGCCCACGCTGCTGGCACGGCTGATTGCCACCTTCCATGACGACGCCGGCGACGTGGCCATCGAGGGCCTCGTTTCCTCCGACACGGCGGCGGTGGAATACGTCGAGGCGGACTTCCGCGAGGACTCCTCAGTGCTCGACGGCGTCCAGCTCGCCGGCACCGGCTCGATCGCGTCCCGGCTGTGGACCAAGCCGGCCCTGTCCATCATCGGTATTGATGTCCCCACCGTTGCCATGTCCTCGAACACCATCCAGCCCAAGGCGCGCGCGAAGTTCAGCCTGCGGCTCGCCCCGGGGCAGAGCCCGGCTGAGGCCATGGCCGCCGTTGACCGCCATGTCCAGGCCAACGCGCCGTTCGGCGCCAAGGTGACGTTCACGCCGGGGGAGCAGGGCCAAGCGTTCGCCACCGACACGACAGCCGCCGCAGCCCGCACTGCCCTGTGGGCCCTGAAGGAAGCATGGGGCGGCGTGGAGCCGGTGGAATCCGGGATGGGCGGATCCATTCCGTTTATCGCGGACCTCACCGAGCTGTTCCCCTCCGCGCAGATCCTGATCACCGGTGTCGAGGACCCTGACTCCCGGGCGCACAGCGCCAATGAGTCCCTGGACCTCGGCGACTTCCGCAACGCCGTGCTGGCCGAGGCGCTGCTGCTGGCCGCCCTGGCCCGGGAAGGCCTGTAGGCGGCACCGCGTCTGAAAGCTTGACGCGGCACCGCGCAGGAAGGCTTGAGGCA
This genomic interval from Arthrobacter citreus contains the following:
- the recO gene encoding DNA repair protein RecO; translation: MAGKSFASRTYRDEGVILRTHKLGEADRILVLLTRSHGQVRAVAKGVRRTSSKFGARLEPFMVADLQLSSGRNLDIVTQATTLGAYGHGIVSDYARYTAAAAIAETAERLTDVDGESANAHYHLVIGALAALNRGAHAPELILDSYLLRALATAGWAPSFTICARCGAPGPHSAFSAALGGAVCPACRPPGAASPSPETMVLLAALLSGDWKTADDAGQQPRRESAGLVGSYLQWHLERVVKSLQHVERV
- a CDS encoding isoprenyl transferase; this translates as MRSKSPSGAKSPSAGPSRPAPHPSGAVPPPVPAELVPQHVAIVMDGNGRWANQRGLPRTEGHRAGEAALLDVMAGAVEMGIRHVSVYAFSTENWKRSPEEVRFLMGFSRDVLRRQRDQLNEWGVRIRWSGRRPRLWQSVVKELEVAEEVTRDNTVCTLNMCVNYGGRAEIADAVSAIAADVARGKLRPGSITEKTIQKYLDEPDLPDVDLFLRTSGEQRLSNFMLWQSAYAEMVFMNTLWPDVDRRTLWEAVEIYARRDRRYGGAVDQAPQA
- a CDS encoding alpha/beta hydrolase, yielding MGSYSQQTGQPGTGPGVQQWKPDILGDGYQCLRLELGEDDEGPVVATLVSYTPEPPPPPTFSGKVRRMLHGLRAPVAPEPVHVVLYIHGWSDYFFQTELAHFWSGLGVAFYALDLRKYGRSLLPGQSEGFTLDLQEYDADIEAALAAMTAHVRDQRGADTPVRISLMAHSTGGLVASLWAHRNPGRIEALILNSPWLELRGSWLVRNATASLLEPLARVRPKARLKVPELTNYWRSISRDGDGEWDLDPHLRPPSSWPIRAGWIRAVLNGHAQVARGLDIKVPILLLASATSTVAVTWNESMKTSDSVLDVNLMVQRGLLLGPQVTVCRFDHALHDVLLSAKPVRRLVYGKLEQWARAFMPAD
- a CDS encoding quinone-dependent dihydroorotate dehydrogenase; amino-acid sequence: MRVYPAFFRAVFAGMDPEKAHRIGFDLIKLSAATPAGPLLRRLMRPSRDLRVRALGLDFPSPFGLAAGFDKEGSGIVALTNMGFGHVEVGTVTGRAQPGNPKPRLFRLVEDRAVINRMGFNNDGAAAVAPRVAGARARLERAYGRNRPVIGINIGKTKAVDLADAVDDYLISTRELAPHADYLVVNVSSPNTPGLRLLQNIESLRPLLSAVAAAADEAAERHVPLLVKIAPDLSDDDVDDVARLALDLGLDGVIATNTTISRKGLVTDPRKVMACGVGGLSGAPLRRRSLEVLKRLRAGLGEHGPVIISVGGVESARDVQERLAAGATLVQGYTAFLYQGPFWAARINRRLARLLK
- a CDS encoding DUF3043 domain-containing protein, which produces MFGRKNEAPTAQETVDQAAAAAQTSSARTAAGKGAPTPKRRDQVAARQRPLVPTDRKAAKNANREALREERLKTRAALDTGDERYLPLRDKGPQRRFIRDVVDSRWNLGEFVMIAALVFVVVSFIQNLTVQSIVMLAFWVLILAVILDSFILRALLRRRLTEKFGGPNSGDVWYGVSRALQLRRFRLPKAMVKRGEKPE
- a CDS encoding dipeptidase, with amino-acid sequence MTLNPESSSSPVEIDALRSAVAADFPRIVEQLKSLVSIPGIAWDSFDPERLNESAEAVAAIIRGAGLSDVQILRVDNNGKPGGPAVVARRPAQDGKPTVLLYAHHDVQPPGDLSLWETEPFSATERNGRLYGRGAADDKAGIMAHVGALRALDEVLGEDSGVGITLFIEGEEEAGSPTFRSFLETYRDLLEADVIVVADSGNWKVGVPALTTSLRGLVDGTVEVQVLDHAVHSGMFGGPVLDAPTLLARLIATFHDDAGDVAIEGLVSSDTAAVEYVEADFREDSSVLDGVQLAGTGSIASRLWTKPALSIIGIDVPTVAMSSNTIQPKARAKFSLRLAPGQSPAEAMAAVDRHVQANAPFGAKVTFTPGEQGQAFATDTTAAAARTALWALKEAWGGVEPVESGMGGSIPFIADLTELFPSAQILITGVEDPDSRAHSANESLDLGDFRNAVLAEALLLAALAREGL